A window of Podospora bellae-mahoneyi strain CBS 112042 chromosome 1 map unlocalized CBS112042p_1.3, whole genome shotgun sequence genomic DNA:
tgccGCTCCGCCGGCCATCAAGAAACCGATCACGAGGATCAAGCTCACCAACACGACTGGTCTTGTCAAGGGCAGGCCAATCGGCAAGGGCTCCCGTGGTGGCGGCAAGCCGGGCGGCTCCACATTGAATGCAGAAGGCAAACTGCCAACCTTGACCGAGCTCCAGGCTGAGGCGCCAGAGAAGAGCTACTCGGAAATGAGCAAAAGTGAAAAGATGAGCTACTCGATGAGAAGTGAGTTTTaacccctcaacaacatgtTGTTTTCGGTATGCTAACAAATGACACAGGACGCTGGGCTTCGGGAGAGATGCAAGGCGCGGTCGAAAAACGCCGGACGaccctcgccaacaagaaggcggagaaAGCGACTGGCCGGCCTGGTGAAGATTCGGCTCCTGGATCGGCCAATCACTCGGGAGCGAGCACACCCCAACCGCAGCCCCAAATGCTGCCGCAGCCACCACAAGTTCAGGCTCTGCCACCAGTCCAGCATCAGATTCCAGCACATCAACCACCGAtgggcatgatgatgggctcAGGGCCTCTTGCCTTGCCTGGAGGCCCTCCGCCCCCGCCTGCTCCTCATGGTCCACCGGTTCTTGTGCAGCCGAGAACTCTGCAGCCTCCGCCTGCCATgcaacaacctcagcctTGGGGTCCGCCGTCTATCATGCCAGGACAAGCAGGGCAAATGGTATTTTCgttccctccaccacctcatcagTTTCACGGTCATCCGGGACATCCAGGGCATTCTGGACCCATGAACTAAATCGTAGGAGATGAAAAGATCGATCTCTTGTTGTCAATTGGAGGAAATGAACTGTTAATGGGAGGAAAGGATGTTGATTTACACGAGAGAGGAAACACCAGTCGTGTGGAGTGTTTAGATGGAACGGCGTCATCCTTTGTAGCGATCTGGTGTCAAAGGCCGCGTTTTCCGTTACAAGAAGGAGCGGGTGAAGAGAGTTAAAGATCTCAGTTTTTTTCAGTTGTTCGGGTCAAAGCAGTCATTTTCCAATCTCATGGGAGAAGACGAacttgatggggatggatggatctGGGGCGGTAGGTTTGGCATGGCAGCATACAGCATGGGCGGCAAAAGCGATGTATATTTTTGCATTAGCATTTTCACTGCACTGCAGAGCGTGGGCTGGGATTTGCATTCGGCAATCGGGACATGGCATCAAGGTCGGGTACACTGCGTCAACAGCATCGATGGCAGCAAGTAGCAATACTAGACTACACTGTTGCCTCTCTAATTGTCTTGATCATCTTCCAGGACAGTCTCGAATGCCTTGGGTATCCTCATAAAGTCACTCTTGTCCCTCTGAACTGCCACATCCGgcctcaccaagctcaaccacTTTCCATCACCAGGATGCAGCCCCTCTCCCAAGTCCTTGTACACCTGCACACTCACCAGCGTCTTGTCCCCAATCAGTCTGATCCTCACGACGGTCTCGGTGTAGCACTTCCCGCAAAACAAACCCtcaattttcttttcctcctcactcTTCCACTcgtgcttcttctccgctCCCTCCGAGTCAGTGGTAGTGAAATTCACAGCCGAGTACCGCACGTGgttcttcccttcccctttgaCGCTCGTAAACTTGATGTGAGTGTGCAAGCAGGGTTTAAAGTCCCTGTACCCGGAGCCGATGAGGCCGTGCTTGACGACGGCGTGCCCGTGGGTGGTGGCCTCTGTCCAGCCGCCTAGGTCGGTCTGCAGGATGAAGGCGAGGGCGAActcgaggtggagggttttttgggcggtgatgaggggggttagGACCCAAGATAGGGAAGGGTTGGAGCCGGTGGTGGCTGCGCAGGCGAGGATGCCTAGATCttcggaggggttgagggtgttggtgcGGTGTTTTCTGAGGAGCTCGTAGAGGTGGtagaaggagatggagagggggagggatttgtggattggggggagggtggttagGCAGCCTAGGGAGGGGTCTTTGCTGAGGGTGGACCAAATCTCGTGGAAGGCGtaggaggaagggaaggggtcggtggggggttgattgcCGGAGGGTTTGGTCTTTGAGCCGCTGGGAAGGAGGGACGAGTCAAAGAGAATGGGGTTGCGGGCCGGGTTATGGTTGTTGCAGCCGTCGTTGGGACCGTGGACACAAGGGAGGTTGCCTTGCCATGTTTCAGAGTCGGGAAGAAGGGTGATCTcctgggagagagagggaggtggtagGAGGGGAGATTCCTTGTGACGGAAGAAGGATTTGAGTTTGTTCATGTTGAGTGGAAGGATCAAGAACAACGCTGTTGACCTGAAGAAGGGATGATCTGACCACTCTCTGATTTTATACAATCTTGATGGCGGTCGAGGTTAGGAACGTCGTTGATTTTAGCGTTTGGTTCTAAACTCTGCCAAGTTCTCTCTAGAACATAATAAGAACCCCCTGACCACTGCGTGAGATTGTGGCGGCTtggccgtggtggctgcCTCCGACTGCGCCAACCAGCTGAACAATCTTTCTTCTACACCACGGAAAGTCCATTCTAGAAAACCAAACACAGCCCCATCAATATCGCAGAAGCATCACATAAGCACGTTGTTGTCCCACACGCACTGGTATCCCAGATCAGGAAATCAGTTCGGACTCAGTTCATCAATCACTGCCCTCGAGGCAGCGCTTGCCGCTTCAAAGATTGCTCGCCCGTCCTCAGACTCCAACTTGACTTTTTGCTCCTGTTTGTCATTCCTGACCATGGCTGTTAGCGTCTCCTACATAGTCGTGATGGGCTATTGCCAAGCTCACATGGTCAAGAGTTGCGTGCCAAACACAAACAGCCGCGATAAGGAGCTCAAGAACTCAATCGCGCTTCCGTCTCCCTCTTTATCGGATTTCAACCCCGCAAACACTCGCTGAGCTTCAGCCACGGCCTTGTCCAGCTCAATCCCTAGTTGCGGCAAGACGACGTCGGCTCCTTGAGCGCAGACTGCGAGTTGAGTCGCATGCTCCCGGAAAATGGCAAGTCTCGCGGCGAAAGCCCTGGCTGGCGATAACTTCACCGGCAAGCCCTTTCCTATCTGGTTGTCTGGGTCTTCGCTGTGTTCTGTCCCGGCGAGCGAGATTGTGGCAAGGGCAGCGGTTGCGGCATCAGACAAGGCCGTGCACTTGGCTTCGAAGGAGGTTTTGTCATAAGTAGCATCAGCCATTAGGAAAAGGGGATATGATATCTTGGCTTAATCCAAAAAGCAGGTGGGACTAATCGAAGCTGATGGTTTAAGTGTGAGTGGTGATTACCGGTATGAATCCGGTGCTGTAATTAGAGACTGACTTGGCTTTTATCCAAGTGCGGGGTTTAAAAAGGCCAGTCATATCCGGCACAAGATGGTAGGTGGCGGAAACGGGGCATATCACCTACACAGAATGCCACGTTCCTGGCGCGAAACAAGCACGGTCCCAAAGCAGGACAGTGTTCTGTGAATAATTCCAAACTTTCCGCGACACCCACTGTATTCTGAGATCTAAGCTAATCCTGACGCTGACTGACTGGGCACCTGCTTGTCATCTCGTATCACCATTGCGAGCAATTGGCAGGCCTTGGTCTTGCTCATAGGGAGACACTCACTCATGGGCCGGCCATCTTTGGGCAAAAACATGTTCCATCCCGAAAACTCGATGTTGTCTGGATCGGTTTCATGGGTTCCAGCCGCAATTGGGTCTCCAGGCGGGCGGTCTCGATAGTAAACACTAGCAAGGACAAGCTCGCCGCTCAGTACTTTCCTGTCGGCACTTTGAGAGAATGTCTCTTGGAGAGGCTCGTAGCTTGACCTGGGCCAAAATCCATGCGCTGAGGATGCTGGATAGATTTCGGCTATGAAAAGGGAGCGATACTGCCCCGCAACACGGGCAATGACTGTTGTTCGCATTTTGAGTTGATATTGCTGATCGTCAGTTTTGAGATCGGAGGGGCCGCCGACTATCGGATGATGTCATATAAGGTTGGTGGGCAGACGGATAGCAATGGAAACCCTCAGGCTTTGGGTGTGTTGACGGGGTGGgggtgacggaggagatgaggcCATAAAAGGTCGCGCCCACGTTGAGTGTGCTACAAGAGCATTGTGACATGAAAAAAGAATTCCTGTATCTAGTGCCTTTGTATTTAGTGAAGTCTTCGTACCACCGATGGCTCCCGATTGCTGATAATTCCGCTCTTTGCCTAGCTGCTCGACAAACCCGTCTATACGTACCTTGCCTTATATTACCTCGAGTCATCACAAGTTTCTGGATCCTGATCCTGACGCCGAGATAATAGGGAAGGGACCTCAAACGACTATCACGTAGGTCCTAATTAGTGAACTGCTGTGGATAATCCCAGTAGGCTTAGAGGGTACCTACCTAATCATCCATCAAGCTACAATCGGAAAATAATgcgggagggtttggggTAATTGCCTGACCAGGCCATAAAGTCAAGGTTCATATGCGCGAAGCGGCCGGAGTTTACACGAGAGAGATGTGTGGAATTGGTCTAATCTGACTCCTAAATCTTCAAGTCCTGGTGGTAAGACATAATGCCACGGTACCCTGTTGGCCTTTTCCCAACCCAAGATATAACACAAACCTTCCCAAACGCCGAAACTCCATGTTGGATAGCAGAGAATCATGGAATGTTCTTGGTTGTAATCCCCCGCGGTCTGGAATTTCTCCAACAAAAGAAGCTCTGTCCCTGGTTAACCCCATCTAGAGGAGGAATCCCGCAAGTCCGCCAACAAGACCCAGGCTCAGGCCAGCAGTGATAACAGCACCGGCCGCACTCTGGGACGAGCTTGTGACAGTCCCAGTCGCGGTGCCCACAGGAGTCCCAGAGACCTCAGTGACGGTGGCACTTGGCTCCTGTTGCTTTCCCTCCATCGAGGCAGAAGTGGAAGCTAACGATTCCAACAAGGTCGACAGCGACGCCAGAGACGAAGTGACAGGATCGACCTTGCCCGTGACAACGCcggatgacgacgacggagTCGGAGTGACGGTGCCGATCACGGCGGTGCTGGTCTCGAGGATCCTGCCCGAGCTGGTAAAGATGACCTCGACGCCCTCGAGAGTCTTGCTTGCAGTGGTAGCAGCGGGGGGGGCTGTATAAAACATGGTCAGCCAATTCTCCAGGGTTAGAGATTAAAAAAGACATACCTCTGCCGCAAATATTTTTGCCCTCAGAGATAACCCACTCGGCCTGTTCGATGTTTTCGCAGGACTCAACTGCACAATCATGGATGCCATAGTTGAAATCGGGTTTGGAGCACAGGCAGTAGATGTCGTCGGGCTGTTGGCAACCGAGGTGCATGTGGAGCGCTAGCATATTGCTGATGCACGACTGCTTGGTATGTTAGCAACATCACCGTTCACAGAAGCACGCAGCAGGTAATTGTCACTGACGGCACAGTTTGGAAGGCCAAACTTGGGTAGCTGCTGGGTAGAAGCGAGGCCGGCCAGGGCGGCAACGACCAAAGTGGAAGCAGTCGTAGTCTTCATCGTCTCTGCTGTAGCTGGTGATGTTTGCTTTAGATCGAAGGTACAATAGATTTTTGTTGGGTGAACCGTGACTGTCAGGTTGACGGACCATGCAACAGAGAAGTTTTTAAAAGATGGAGCAGAAGCCCGAGGGCTTTTTGCCCTGGGCTGAAATCTTGATAAGCCTCAAACACCAAGAAGCTTTGGGAGGCACACAATCTGAGAAAGAAATGACGAGTCGCCGTACAATTTGGTTGAAAGTTTGATGATCGCACCAGAAAACGTCCCAGCATGCATGTAAATGCAAAAGAGAGATGCCTGGCTATTCAAAATACACCGATAGATGACCAACTGAGAGCCCAGATTCTCCCTACTTGGGTGCACAAAATGTCCAACTGGGCCCCTCACGAAGCAAGCCACAAGCCACCAGCGAGGGCACCTCCGGCCACAGCCCACAAGCTTATggccttcctccccaccgcaACGCCTCTCATCCTTTGAACCAACTTCTCCCCAAGTGGCTGGATACTCCTTTCGAAGGAATCATAATCTTTGGCAGCCCAATCAGCCCCATCCTTGCCAGGCACTGCATCTTCGCCCGTAAACGCCACATACAACACATCCATTCCGTCGTAGCCGCTGTCACCTGTCATATTCTTTCCCCAACAGGCGGTGGCAAGCGCTATGCTTACCTCGCCTACCATGGGATTGTCGCCGTCATCTCCGTTTGTGTCGCCCCAGATGCCATACACCAGCTTGTTGCCTGGGCACACAACAGCCATTACGGACAATGGTCTCACGCCGTAGTCTGTTGGGTCAAACGTCCGCCAACCAGGTTTGCTACCGCTATTTCCAAAGACGACATACGGGTGTACATAAGTATTGAGGTCGGATATACCAACTTTGAAGGACTGAATGAGGTCTCGGAAAGCCGTCGCGTCTTGGTAGTCCGGACTTCTTCCTAACGAGCACCTTCCGTCGTCTTGACTACCACCTTGCACGCCGTCGCAGTCGACATCCATGTTGGAAAGGGTTCCATTGCCGCCGGAGAGGTAGATGATGGAGGGTCGATGGGGGTCATTGGTGCAGTATGAGGTGGCTTTGCAGATGTCAGCACGATGCTAAGGATGACAGTTTTCATCGAACATGAACGTACTGTTTGTGCCATCATCAATGCTGTAAAAGCCCCCGGCCAAGCTATGTTGGCACGACGCGACCCTGTCCTTCAGCCCTTGGTAAAAGTCGTTCAAGTTATGGGGGACAGCATTGGCAAGGAAGGAGCTGTCGCCAGATGTTGGAGTCGCGGCGAGAAACAATAATAGTGTGCTGAATGTTCTCTTGCATAATTGAAGAGTGGGATATCGCATCGGATTCGCCGTGGACATGATCCCGGGCTGGAAGTTGGGGTCCAGCAACTACCTTATGGAAATTGCATAAAAAAATCCAAAAGCATTACCTGGCTATTCTCTACTGCGTCTTTGCGCAAATGAAATGGAATAGAAAACAGGGTGTCATCGTGCTTTTCTCTTGCGCGACCTCAAATCTCATGACAGGTCGTGAGAGGCGGCGCAGCTCCCTGCATTCACGGTCCACTCAGCGGACAGGCCCGAGCCGGAATCGCGGTCGGATTTAAGCTTCAGCTGGTGCTTCTTCGGACAGCAACCGCAACGGCCCAATCGGAAAAGAGGTCGCCGAGGCGAGACAACCTCACAGACATCGTATTGCGCATTTTGAcctccaaaaagaaacaccACGAGTGCCCTTCACAATCAGCCAACCAGTCTCGGGGAGACACACGTCTGACGGAGTGACCGCAGAATTGAAAAGTTGCGCTTCCGAAGGCGCCGGGATGATCTGTGTAAGATTTCGACGCGCTGATCGGCTTGAAACATTAAACTGACCATGTTATCACTCTCAGTGTCTTTGAGATGGCGTCGGATTGTCGTTATGTTCGGTGGCGCTGTTTTTCCGGCCGGAGGCCCCGCAAGATGTCCACTCCAGTGTTTCCGTCACCTATCGCCTAGAGAATCGCGCTATCTGGTAACAGCAACCCTTCGGCTTCCGACTCTTTGTTCACTGATATCTCCGCACAACAGGATGAGTAGCCTATTGCAAATCATAGACCTGCACAACCCTGTCGAGTTCGACGAGCTCCTTCATCAACGAGATCTCTGTGGCTGGGACAAGATGGCATCGGATATCGAGGCTTGGCGAACAGCCATGGATGCCGGAACCAGAGCAATGTTCTGGATTGTCCCGCCGTCTCTtgcccacctcccccttccagaCCGGTGCGCAGGACATATTGCTTTGGTCAGCGAGATGAGCCCCCCTAACGAGGAGCTCGCCCGACCGGACAAGTCTATCCTTTATATCTCGTCACTCTTCATCCGACCCGAGCACCGCGGAGGGCTTGGCCGAAAAGCGGTTCAGGCGCTTGAATCTTGGGCAAAAGTGCCCCCCTACGGCTCACCTCATTGCGAAGCAATAACCCTGACTGCTTTGGACCGACGATACACCGAGGATGACTCGGAAGAATGGGGTGGCGTGTGGGCCAGATTTGGTCAACAAGCACCAAAGAAAGGAAGCAGCACTGAAGATTGGTATGCCAGGATGGGCTATGTGAAGTGGAAGAGCCAGCCTATGTTCGACGAGCAGTTCCTCGATGGCACCAAGGTCAAGTTGGTTGCTGCTTTTCTGCGAAAGACTTTGAGGGAATAAACAGAAGTTGGATATTTCTGAGTGTAATCTTTTTCAGTCATGACGGCCCGACGTGCGTTCAAATCAATTGGCTTATCCAGCTTATCCACCGCTATCCAGGCAGCGACTCCACTACCAGTGATACGTAGGGTGAATGGCGGGCTCAGCATCAATACAATACGTCTCTGTGGTCTCCCACCTGCAACAAACCAACAGAAAGGAAAACTTGGGCCACCTCACGACATGACAGACATCGCCATGGATACCAGTGGCATTGAAGTCGATATGGTCCTCATAAACCCAGGAGACAAGACCGCCGAGCGGGGTGACCTCCAGACCTCTTTTCTCAACTGGCTACAAGACGACAACTCCAGAGCCAATTTGATCAACCATAGTGGGCATCGAAGACTTCTTATGGAGTCTCTAGGACATACAACGCGCCCGCTTCATGTCTTGGAAGTTGCAGACCTCTTTCGGTTCTTACAGGCGAAAACCGACAACATGAGCGAGGGATCTGCCAAGGAGTACCTGCGGTCAGAATTTGGATCCGATCTCAAGATCTTGCCCAACAATACCATTGTCATCAATCAGTCCTTGGACACGAAATTATCTTCAGAAATTTCCCATGAGATACTGGCCATCATCTGTACCCGCTATCTATTGCATTCAGGCTGGGCAGACCATCATAACATCCGATCCCCAGCCCAGGACGGGTGCGCGGATGAGAATagcgaagaggaagaggaagcgtACGACACGAGAGTGACGAGTGAAGAGTTTGCTCCTCTTCGCCTTCAGTTCCCATTCATTGCCTATGCAGCGCGGCACTGGATGGTTCACGTGGCCAAGACATGTCATTCTCATGACAGCTTGCCCCTGCTTTTGGTATCTGTCCTAGACGAGTTTCTCTTGCAAAATCCCAGGCCCTTCAGCGCCTGGATCGACATTGAATGGCGGCCATATGAAATGGGCGATTGGGTCACCACCGGCCACGGTGTCACCGCCCTTCATGTCGCGGCTCGCTATGGATGGAGACAGTACCTGGCTGCCCTGGTTGAGCGCTCCGCCACCAACGCAGAGCTGGATATTGACGGGGTTGACTTCAGCTCAAAGCAAACCCCGCTGTTTTTTGCGGCCAAGTATGGACACGCCGATTGTGTCAAATTACTGGCTGATGCCGGTGCCAGCCTTGAGATCAAGAATTGCAGCAAAGTCAATGTCTTGCGCCAAGCGATTGTTCGCAACCACGTTGCCGTGGTCAAAGTCCTGCTAGATTTGGGCCTGGATCCTATGCGGGAAGAGGGCAGCCGAGCCGGTAGCCCGGCGCTGAGATTGGCCTGCGAAAATGGGCAACTTGAGATTGTTGAAGCATGTTTGCCATGGCTAAAGGATCCTGAGGATGCCTACCGGGCCCTTGACTGGGCATTGACAAGGCGCGGCAACGTCTGTGTGGTGCAACGGCTTCTCCAGCATCCCGGTATCGACGTCAACAAAATCATTCGAGGCAATACGCTGCTCATCAAGGCATGCTGGTTTCATGATGTGGACTGCATGCAAATGTTGCTTTGCGCTGGAGCAGATGTCAACATCCTTGGATGTGGGGGTGACTTTGAGGACAATGGCACAAACTCGGATAGAGAAAGACATCCCCTGTCGCAATGGGTACAATGGGGAGATGCTGATGTCACGGCCTTGGAAGTCTACTGCTGCAGGCAGCGCCGTCCAAAGAAGCTGGATTCTAAAGCTCAACTGGAGCTCAAGCAGGGCCTTAACTTGCTTATTGGAGCTGGAGCcgacctccaccgccgcaaCAAGAGAGGTTTTGCCCCTATCGACATTGCAGCAAACCACCCGACCGCGCTACGACTTCTGATCGAGGCAGGCGCTGATTTCCATCACGAGAGTTCAGATGGAAGTACATTGCTGCACGTACCCAGAACCGGGGAGGACGGCTGGGAGCTTACCAAATTCCTTGTTGGAAAAGGCTTGAGCGTTGACAAGCCAAGATCAGACGGGCAAACACCATTTCATCTTTACATGAAAGAATATCTGAAAAGATACAGCTGTGACCGTGCAGCTGGATATCGGGATGCTGTCCGGTTCGTAGAGGAGCTAGGCCCTGACTGTTCGGTAGTTGATGCTGAAGGAAATGGAATTTTGCACATTCTCTTCATATCTAACGAAACAATTTCCGGAAAGCTTTCCGACTGGAATGAAGATCTCAAAAGAATTTTCGAAAGGCTCATTGCTCACGGTGCGCTGGTCCTCGAAAAGAATTACGCCGGAGAATCGTTGATCCATCTGGTGTCGGCCGAGAACATCGAAGCGATCCAATTTCTGATTGAGAAGGGTGTCGATCTCGAGACTCAAGATGACGAGGGCAAAACACTGTACATGCGAGCTGTGACTCAGGTATACGCTACCAAAACCCTGGATCGGCTTCAAGCGATGGGCGCCATGGTGAAGACGCGGGATTTCAAGGGCCGCACAGTCCTACACGAGGCGATCAAAGGTCACCGAACCGGCAAACTTGACATGATGGCGAAACGGCAACCGCTGGCCTACCTTGTCGAAGATCTTCAACTGGACCCCAGCGTCACTGACAATGAGGGCAATAGCCTTCTCCATGAGCTTGCGAGTTGCGACACAGATGAGTACAATCTTTATGGGGCATTGCTTGAATATGGGGTGGACAATGATGCGCGCAACAATGCCGGTCAGACCCCATTACATATCGTCTGTCAAAGGTGGGATGACAGCCACCTAAACTTTATGGCGTGGGGTGGATTTGAGAAGCAATTACTCTCCAGATCTCTCAAACACTGCACACACCAAGTCAATGCTGCGGACAACCATGGAGTCAGACCCATCCACTTGGCGGCCGAAAAGTCGGAATTTTTGGTCCAGCAACTTTTGGCTCTGGGAGCGACGATCATGGTAAGGACACATGACTGGATGACACCCTTACATATAGCCGCCAAAGAACACCAAAGTAATGTTGTTGCGATGCTGCTTACTGCCGCTACAACCGGCAACTATGGGAATCCAAAAGAGTTTCTTGAAACCAAGGGCAAACCTAAAACGTATACCGTCGGCAGTAGATGGACGGGACGACAAACGGGAAAGGAGCTAGGGCATAGTGCTCTTTATTATGGTGTGCAGTCTGGACGCCCAGAGACCGTTTCGCTTCTTTTGGGGGCTGGCGCCGAGGTGAAGTGGCAATCCGCCAAACTTTTGCAGGCCTGCGCCAactttgaagaagaaaaccgCAAGCTACCCCCACACCGCAGGTCCGGCACCAGGTTGAACGAGATTTTGGACATGCTTGTCACTTCAGGACTTGACCTCTCAGCACGCGCCAGCAGGAGAATGAACTCAATCACGCCACTGCTGCAGTTTGATCTAGCTGTTCACCGAGCGCTGGACGCCGGGTTCGATCACACTGTTTCATGTCTCTTGCAATATCAGCAGCCATCGTCACAATCGTCAGTCTCTTTGGTGTTTGCGCGGAAGTGGTTTGAGAGGCGGAAGGAATCTGGAGCCTCCGTCTTTCGAGAGACGAGCAACTTGTTGAGCACGGCAGCGGGAGACGCTCAAGCCATCCACGCCCTGGTCCAAAAGCTTCTCCTGGCGCGCGAGTTCGAGGTGGTTGAGTACATCTGCACCGTTCCACAGCAGGGCGCAGATGACCCATTGGTTGCAATCGACGACAAGGGGAAAACAATTTTGCACCTACTAATAAACAACGGATATGCAGCCTTGCTCGAGCGCATCTCGAGAGCAAGGGAGCAGCATGACAATCCACTAGAAAGCCTGCAAGCTCTTGTGAGTCGACAGGAAAAGGAAGGCGCCATTTTCCCGCTGGTCCTCGCTGCTTGTCACCGGACGCTTCCCAATATGGCCGTCCTCCGTGTAttggtcgaggtggtgaaAGTGTCAATCAATGATCCCCGGCGGTTTAGGGAACATGTACGTCCGCATTTCAGTTCTGAGTGGCGTTACCATCAGGGATATACGCCGCTTCATGGTGTGACAGGTCCAACACCATGGTGGCATTTGCACCAAGCTTTGCTATACTTGCTCTCGCAGAAACCCGACCTCGAGGTTTGTGCTCAGTATAGAGGAACGCCTCTTCACTTAGCACTTTCGCAAGCGGACAGTGATGGCAGTGCGGTTCGATTACTTCTAGAAGCAGGTGCCGATCCTAACGTGAAATGGGGAGGGCGAAGCTGCTTTGCCGTTGCTATGCAAGCTGGCAAGACCGAGCTTGGGCGCCTGCTGTTGGCACATGGAGCCAAGGTCACCTCATCGGACTTGAAGCATGGAGCAGAGGATGGCAAAACGGAGTTCTTCTCCGCTTGCGGATACAGTCTGAGTagtgaggaagagaaggagttggCAAGCCTTCTAACCAATGTCTCCAAAAAGTAGCTAGTACAGACACAGAATCGGACGCCTCTCTGGCTTTCGACTTTGGACTTTATTCAGAGAGTTCCCTCACTTGTTTCATTATAGCAAAGCCCTTCAACGCCCTGCCACAGCTTCAACAGGTCATTCATACTATGAGGGTATATCACTCGATGCGGAACCTGGGTACCTTTCTCTCTGACAACCCGATCTTGTCATCACAATCCGTCTGCCAAGTGACGGAGAAATTGTATACTGCTATTTTCTTTGCGGAATTGGCAGGCAGACTTCCGATTCCGTTGGACGCAGGTGATTTTGCGCACCATTTGGATTGGATGAGAACCTCGAATACCATGACTACCTGAGGGATTACAATCCATCTTGACAAGACGACACTGAGCTGGGCGGAATGGGCCTTGGGTCTGGTCAACACTGTCGTAACCACATTATCCTCCTGCGAAATGAGAACATGATAGGCGCGCGTCGCGGCGTCAAGCTCGGTGCAATTCGACCTGTTTCTTAACGGTCCGAAACGCATCACAAGGCCCCTGATATCACCGGTATTTGTGCGTAGCCAAGATTCGGCACCGCCGTTAGGCCCGTGG
This region includes:
- a CDS encoding uncharacterized protein (COG:M; EggNog:ENOG503NYMI), producing MTDIAMDTSGIEVDMVLINPGDKTAERGDLQTSFLNWLQDDNSRANLINHSGHRRLLMESLGHTTRPLHVLEVADLFRFLQAKTDNMSEGSAKEYLRSEFGSDLKILPNNTIVINQSLDTKLSSEISHEILAIICTRYLLHSGWADHHNIRSPAQDGCADENSEEEEEAYDTRVTSEEFAPLRLQFPFIAYAARHWMVHVAKTCHSHDSLPLLLVSVLDEFLLQNPRPFSAWIDIEWRPYEMGDWVTTGHGVTALHVAARYGWRQYLAALVERSATNAELDIDGVDFSSKQTPLFFAAKYGHADCVKLLADAGASLEIKNCSKVNVLRQAIVRNHVAVVKVLLDLGLDPMREEGSRAGSPALRLACENGQLEIVEACLPWLKDPEDAYRALDWALTRRGNVCVVQRLLQHPGIDVNKIIRGNTLLIKACWFHDVDCMQMLLCAGADVNILGCGGDFEDNGTNSDRERHPLSQWVQWGDADVTALEVYCCRQRRPKKLDSKAQLELKQGLNLLIGAGADLHRRNKRGFAPIDIAANHPTALRLLIEAGADFHHESSDGSTLLHVPRTGEDGWELTKFLVGKGLSVDKPRSDGQTPFHLYMKEYLKRYSCDRAAGYRDAVRFVEELGPDCSVVDAEGNGILHILFISNETISGKLSDWNEDLKRIFERLIAHGALVLEKNYAGESLIHLVSAENIEAIQFLIEKGVDLETQDDEGKTLYMRAVTQVYATKTLDRLQAMGAMVKTRDFKGRTVLHEAIKGHRTGKLDMMAKRQPLAYLVEDLQLDPSVTDNEGNSLLHELASCDTDEYNLYGALLEYGVDNDARNNAGQTPLHIVCQRWDDSHLNFMAWGGFEKQLLSRSLKHCTHQVNAADNHGVRPIHLAAEKSEFLVQQLLALGATIMVRTHDWMTPLHIAAKEHQSNVVAMLLTAATTGNYGNPKEFLETKGKPKTYTVGSRWTGRQTGKELGHSALYYGVQSGRPETVSLLLGAGAEVKWQSAKLLQACANFEEENRKLPPHRRSGTRLNEILDMLVTSGLDLSARASRRMNSITPLLQFDLAVHRALDAGFDHTVSCLLQYQQPSSQSSVSLVFARKWFERRKESGASVFRETSNLLSTAAGDAQAIHALVQKLLLAREFEVVEYICTVPQQGADDPLVAIDDKGKTILHLLINNGYAALLERISRAREQHDNPLESLQALVSRQEKEGAIFPLVLAACHRTLPNMAVLRVLVEVVKVSINDPRRFREHVRPHFSSEWRYHQGYTPLHGVTGPTPWWHLHQALLYLLSQKPDLEVCAQYRGTPLHLALSQADSDGSAVRLLLEAGADPNVKWGGRSCFAVAMQAGKTELGRLLLAHGAKVTSSDLKHGAEDGKTEFFSACGYSLSSEEEKELASLLTNVSKK